A single window of Pungitius pungitius chromosome 20, fPunPun2.1, whole genome shotgun sequence DNA harbors:
- the cnstb gene encoding consortin, connexin sorting protein b isoform X1 — translation MGNKNTIPLKGPDTETAQREEVLCVGTGTGGVSRDGPSAELLASLESLRETSDYTMLPHSLHQIAEAYSLKEDYHWAIQFLQLEKLYHQRLLSNLADMQVNWESQWRERKNDGGVLAAETDAISQKHIETLDQICRTHFRPSISVEQNTVNQTPKDIQSEDERLQTCHDEGNKTETFQDEDKELSVNPQVPQTAQEEGGEEDAEEEERREDGQEVEEEEKPCEETPEDEVKVEWPSGVPQASVKELARLSHAEGLVVFSGILPGMISALPLSSYPDGLVSILKRRRASLDGLPPPSDIATKQNLKRKVRFSEPEEGLEQDEMGGDSCLILLLLCLVTVVISIGGTALYCTLVDTYSNICTDFTNNADFYVMTVRRFFEGLVHWLPLHT, via the exons ATGGGTAACAAGAACACCATCCCACTGAAAGGTCCCGACACTGAGAcagcacagagagaggaagtgcTCTGCGTCGGCACTGGCACAG GTGGCGTCTCCAGAGATGGACCCAGCGCAGAGCTGCTGGCCTCCCTGGAGTCCCTCAGAGAAACCAGTGACTACACCATGCTGCCACACTCCCTGCACCAG ATCGCAGAGGCCTACTCGCTCAAAGAGGACT ACCACTGGGCCATTCAGTTCCTGCAGCTGGAGAAGCTCTACCACCAACGTCTGCTCTCCAACCTTGCCGACATGCAAGTGAACTGGG AGAGccagtggagagagaggaagaacgATGGAGGTGTTTTGGCTGCTGAGACAGACGCCATCAGTCAGAAACACATTGAGACGCTGGACCAGATCTGCAGGACACACTTCCG ACCCTCAATCAGTGTGGAGCAG AACACAGTGAATCAAACACCGAAAGACATCCAGAGCGAAGACGAGAGACTACAAACCTGTCATGATGAAG GTAACAAGACTGAAACATTCCAGGATGAAGATAAAGAGCTAAGCGTGAACCCACAGGTTCCACAGACAGCCcaagaggagggaggtgaggaggacgcagaagaagaagagaggcggGAGGACGGACAGGAAgtcgaagaggaggagaagccgtGTGAGGAGACGCCAGAGGATGAGGTGAAGGTGGAGTGGCCCTCAGGAGTTCCCCAGGCTTCAGTCAAGGAACTGGCCAGGCTGTCCCACGCAGAGGGG CTGGTTGTCTTTTCTGGGATACTCCCAGGAATGATCTCTGCGCTCCCTCTG AGCTCCTACCCTGACGGTCTGGTCTCCATtctaaagaggaggagagcttcGCTGGATGGATTGCCTCCTCCGAGCGACATTGCCACTAAACAGAACCTGAAACGCAAAGTTCGCTTCAGTGAGCCAGAGGAAGGCCTTGAGCAAG atgaGATGGGGGGGGATTCCTGCCTGatcttgctgctgctgtgtctggTTACCGTGGTGATCAGCATAGGCGGGACGGCCCTCTACTGCACGCTGGTGGACACTTACTCCAACATCTGCACCGACTTCACCAACAACGCAGACTTCTACGTCATGACCGTGCGGAGGTTCTTTGAAGGCCTCGTCCACTGGCTGCCCCTCCACACttaa
- the cnstb gene encoding consortin, connexin sorting protein b isoform X2, protein MGNKNTIPLKGPDTETAQREEVLCVGTGTGGVSRDGPSAELLASLESLRETSDYTMLPHSLHQIAEAYSLKEDYHWAIQFLQLEKLYHQRLLSNLADMQVNWESQWRERKNDGGVLAAETDAISQKHIETLDQICRTHFRPSISVEQNTVNQTPKDIQSEDERLQTCHDEGNKTETFQDEDKELSVNPQVPQTAQEEGGEEDAEEEERREDGQEVEEEEKPCEETPEDEVKVEWPSGVPQASVKELARLSHAEGSSYPDGLVSILKRRRASLDGLPPPSDIATKQNLKRKVRFSEPEEGLEQDEMGGDSCLILLLLCLVTVVISIGGTALYCTLVDTYSNICTDFTNNADFYVMTVRRFFEGLVHWLPLHT, encoded by the exons ATGGGTAACAAGAACACCATCCCACTGAAAGGTCCCGACACTGAGAcagcacagagagaggaagtgcTCTGCGTCGGCACTGGCACAG GTGGCGTCTCCAGAGATGGACCCAGCGCAGAGCTGCTGGCCTCCCTGGAGTCCCTCAGAGAAACCAGTGACTACACCATGCTGCCACACTCCCTGCACCAG ATCGCAGAGGCCTACTCGCTCAAAGAGGACT ACCACTGGGCCATTCAGTTCCTGCAGCTGGAGAAGCTCTACCACCAACGTCTGCTCTCCAACCTTGCCGACATGCAAGTGAACTGGG AGAGccagtggagagagaggaagaacgATGGAGGTGTTTTGGCTGCTGAGACAGACGCCATCAGTCAGAAACACATTGAGACGCTGGACCAGATCTGCAGGACACACTTCCG ACCCTCAATCAGTGTGGAGCAG AACACAGTGAATCAAACACCGAAAGACATCCAGAGCGAAGACGAGAGACTACAAACCTGTCATGATGAAG GTAACAAGACTGAAACATTCCAGGATGAAGATAAAGAGCTAAGCGTGAACCCACAGGTTCCACAGACAGCCcaagaggagggaggtgaggaggacgcagaagaagaagagaggcggGAGGACGGACAGGAAgtcgaagaggaggagaagccgtGTGAGGAGACGCCAGAGGATGAGGTGAAGGTGGAGTGGCCCTCAGGAGTTCCCCAGGCTTCAGTCAAGGAACTGGCCAGGCTGTCCCACGCAGAGGGG AGCTCCTACCCTGACGGTCTGGTCTCCATtctaaagaggaggagagcttcGCTGGATGGATTGCCTCCTCCGAGCGACATTGCCACTAAACAGAACCTGAAACGCAAAGTTCGCTTCAGTGAGCCAGAGGAAGGCCTTGAGCAAG atgaGATGGGGGGGGATTCCTGCCTGatcttgctgctgctgtgtctggTTACCGTGGTGATCAGCATAGGCGGGACGGCCCTCTACTGCACGCTGGTGGACACTTACTCCAACATCTGCACCGACTTCACCAACAACGCAGACTTCTACGTCATGACCGTGCGGAGGTTCTTTGAAGGCCTCGTCCACTGGCTGCCCCTCCACACttaa